In one window of Longimicrobium sp. DNA:
- a CDS encoding NADH:flavin oxidoreductase/NADH oxidase: MSADTNARLFSPLRLREVEFRNRIGVSPMCQYSSEDGFANDWHFVHLGAFATGGAGLVMTEANAVVPEGRISPRDLGIWKDEHVPALRRITEFVHAHGAIAGTQLAHAGRKSSTQVPWEGNGAVTPEDGGWDEVMAPSAVPFAEGYPQPRELDEDGIRRVVDGFRDATRRALEAGFRVVEVHAAHGYLLNEFMSPLSNQRTDRYGGSFENRVRLTREVVAAVREVWPEMLPLFVRISASDWAEGGWDVDDSVHLASLLREDGADLIDCSSGGLVPNAKIEIGPGYQVGFAERVRRDGGIPTAAVGLITNPEQADDIIRTGQADMVLLARELLRQPRWPLLAAHRLGTRGEWPKQYERAQPR; the protein is encoded by the coding sequence TTGTCGGCTGATACGAATGCGCGGCTGTTTTCGCCGCTGAGATTGCGTGAGGTGGAGTTCAGGAACCGGATCGGGGTGTCGCCGATGTGCCAGTACTCCAGCGAGGACGGGTTCGCGAACGACTGGCACTTCGTGCACCTGGGCGCCTTCGCCACGGGCGGCGCGGGGCTGGTGATGACCGAGGCCAACGCCGTCGTCCCCGAGGGCCGCATCAGCCCGCGCGACCTGGGGATCTGGAAGGACGAGCACGTCCCTGCCCTGCGGCGCATCACCGAGTTCGTCCACGCACACGGCGCCATCGCGGGGACGCAGCTCGCGCACGCGGGACGCAAGAGCAGCACGCAGGTGCCGTGGGAGGGGAACGGCGCCGTGACGCCCGAGGACGGCGGCTGGGACGAGGTGATGGCGCCCAGCGCCGTCCCCTTCGCCGAGGGTTACCCGCAGCCGCGGGAGCTGGACGAGGACGGGATTCGACGCGTGGTGGACGGGTTCCGCGATGCGACCCGGCGCGCGCTGGAGGCGGGCTTCCGGGTGGTGGAGGTGCACGCGGCGCACGGGTACCTCCTCAACGAGTTCATGTCGCCCCTCAGCAACCAGCGCACGGACCGGTACGGCGGCTCGTTCGAGAACCGCGTGCGGCTGACGCGCGAGGTGGTCGCCGCGGTGCGCGAGGTGTGGCCGGAGATGCTCCCGCTCTTCGTCCGCATCTCGGCATCGGACTGGGCGGAGGGCGGGTGGGACGTGGACGACTCCGTGCACCTCGCGTCCCTCCTGCGCGAGGATGGCGCCGACCTGATCGACTGCTCCTCCGGCGGGCTGGTGCCGAACGCCAAGATCGAGATCGGGCCCGGCTACCAGGTGGGCTTCGCCGAGCGCGTGCGGCGCGATGGCGGCATCCCGACCGCGGCCGTGGGTCTGATCACCAACCCCGAGCAGGCGGACGACATCATCCGCACCGGCCAGGCGGACATGGTGCTCCTGGCGCGCGAGCTCCTGCGACAGCCGCGCTGGCCCCTGCTGGCCGCGCACCGCCTGGGCACCCGCGGCGAATGGCCGAAGCAATACGAGCGGGCACAGCCCCGCTAA